Proteins encoded together in one Fibrobacter sp. UWH4 window:
- a CDS encoding PLP-dependent aspartate aminotransferase family protein, with protein MSISKYIETKLIHGGIDGDKVTGAVNVPIYQTSTYKQAGLGENTGWEYSRTGNPTRAALEALIADLEGGVAGFAFGSGMAATSTVLSLFKQGDRIIISSNVYGGTFRVLDKVFKNLGITYSIEDTTDLATLDTKVTPDVKAFFIESPANPLLTVTDLAGVAAIAKKHGILTIVDNTFMTPYLQRPLELGADIVVHSATKYLGGHSDVVAGLAVTNNKEIAEKLAFNQNAVGAVLGPFDSFLLIRGIKTLGVRLDRHTENAERIARYLEQHEAVKRVYYPGLPTAQGYEINKKQAKNGGAMISFELYENYDIKKFFKALQLISLAESLGGVESLVCHPATMTHASIPKEIREKVGITDGLIRLSVGIEKVDDIILDLNAGISAAKEA; from the coding sequence ATGTCAATTTCCAAGTATATCGAAACGAAACTCATCCACGGCGGCATCGATGGTGACAAGGTCACCGGAGCCGTTAACGTGCCCATCTACCAGACTTCTACCTACAAGCAGGCGGGTCTCGGCGAAAATACCGGCTGGGAATATTCCCGCACGGGTAACCCCACGCGCGCAGCCCTCGAAGCGCTGATTGCCGACCTTGAAGGCGGTGTCGCGGGCTTTGCTTTTGGTAGCGGCATGGCGGCTACCTCTACGGTGCTTTCGCTTTTCAAGCAGGGCGACCGCATCATTATCTCTAGCAATGTTTATGGTGGTACCTTCCGCGTTCTGGATAAAGTTTTCAAGAACCTCGGCATTACCTATTCTATTGAAGATACGACCGACTTGGCAACGCTCGATACCAAGGTGACGCCCGATGTGAAGGCCTTCTTTATCGAAAGCCCGGCGAACCCGCTCCTGACCGTGACGGACTTGGCGGGAGTCGCCGCGATTGCGAAGAAGCATGGAATTCTGACCATTGTCGACAACACCTTCATGACTCCTTACTTGCAGCGCCCGCTGGAACTTGGCGCCGACATCGTGGTGCATTCCGCGACCAAGTACTTGGGCGGCCACAGCGATGTGGTGGCAGGCCTCGCCGTAACGAATAACAAGGAAATCGCAGAAAAGCTTGCGTTCAATCAGAATGCCGTGGGTGCGGTGCTCGGCCCCTTCGATTCGTTCCTCCTGATTCGCGGTATCAAGACGCTTGGCGTGCGCCTCGATCGCCATACCGAAAATGCGGAACGCATTGCCCGCTACCTGGAACAGCATGAAGCCGTGAAGCGTGTTTATTATCCGGGACTCCCGACCGCTCAGGGCTACGAAATCAACAAGAAACAGGCCAAGAACGGCGGCGCCATGATTTCGTTCGAACTTTACGAAAACTACGACATCAAGAAATTCTTCAAGGCACTGCAGCTGATTTCGCTGGCCGAAAGTTTGGGCGGTGTTGAAAGCCTCGTATGCCATCCGGCCACCATGACCCATGCCTCTATTCCGAAGGAAATCCGCGAAAAGGTGGGCATTACCGACGGACTCATTCGTTTGTCTGTAGGTATCGAAAAAGTCGATGACATTATCTTGGATTTGAACGCCGGCATTAGCGCCGCAAAGGAAGCATAA
- a CDS encoding PLP-dependent cysteine synthase family protein, whose protein sequence is MHYYESMQSLIGKTPLVKLNHVGLPEGVNLFAKLELWNPSGSVKDRTGLYMVNDAIEKGLLKPGGTIVEATAGNTGLGIAFAALNRGIRVIFVVPTKFSQEKQTLMRALGAELINTPREDGMLGAEKKDEELLTQIPGSVSLRQFRNMANPLAHYETTGPEIYEDLDGQIDYVVAGAGSGGTFSGILKALKEKNPNIKGVLADPIGSTMGGGEHGDYNIEGIGNDFIADTMDMSLVDQVIKINDDDAFGGARELAKKEGIFAGSSSGAAFTAVKKLIASGARGNIVFVAPDRGDRYFSKGLYE, encoded by the coding sequence ATGCATTACTACGAATCGATGCAATCTTTAATCGGGAAGACTCCGCTTGTAAAGCTTAACCATGTCGGACTCCCCGAAGGCGTAAACCTGTTTGCTAAACTCGAACTCTGGAACCCCTCGGGCAGTGTGAAGGACCGCACCGGCCTTTACATGGTAAACGACGCGATTGAAAAGGGTCTCCTGAAACCGGGTGGAACCATTGTGGAAGCCACCGCAGGCAACACCGGCCTCGGCATCGCCTTCGCGGCACTCAACCGCGGCATCCGCGTGATATTCGTGGTGCCCACCAAGTTCTCGCAAGAAAAGCAGACGCTCATGCGCGCCCTCGGTGCAGAACTCATCAACACCCCGCGCGAAGACGGAATGCTCGGCGCCGAAAAGAAGGACGAAGAACTCCTGACGCAAATTCCGGGCTCTGTTTCGCTAAGGCAGTTCCGCAACATGGCAAACCCGCTGGCCCATTACGAAACCACCGGCCCCGAAATCTACGAGGATCTGGACGGACAAATCGACTACGTGGTCGCAGGCGCAGGCAGTGGCGGCACCTTCAGCGGAATCCTTAAGGCGCTCAAGGAAAAGAACCCTAACATCAAGGGCGTACTCGCAGACCCCATCGGCTCTACTATGGGCGGCGGCGAACATGGCGACTACAACATCGAAGGAATCGGCAACGACTTTATCGCCGACACCATGGACATGTCGCTCGTAGATCAGGTCATCAAAATCAACGATGACGACGCCTTTGGCGGTGCCCGCGAACTCGCCAAGAAAGAAGGAATCTTCGCAGGCTCCTCTTCGGGTGCCGCGTTCACCGCTGTCAAGAAACTCATCGCCTCGGGCGCCCGCGGAAACATCGTGTTCGTAGCACCCGACCGCGGCGACCGTTACTTTAGCAAGGGATTGTATGAGTAA